The genomic region GCGTAGAAGAACGCGATCGCCAGGGCCCGCGTCTCCATCGGGAAGATCTCGCTGACCGTCAGGTACGCCGCGCTCGCGCCGGAGGAGGCCAGGAAGAAGGCCGCGGCCAGGATGGCCAGGAAGACCCAGCGGTTGCCCTCGGTGCCGGTGAGGTAGAGACCCAGCACCACCGCGACAACCGCCGAGCCCAGGTAGGTGCCGGCGATCATCGGCTTGCGGCCGACGGTGTCGAAGAGGCGGCCCAGGGTCACTGGTCCGGCGAAGTTCGCCAGCGCCCAGACGATGACGAAGAGCGGCACCATGCCCGAGGAGACGTCGTAGAAGCCGTTGAGCAGGGTGCCGAGGTTGAACGTGACGCCGTTGTAGATGAACGCCTGGCCCACGAAGAGCGCCAGGCCCAGCACCGCCCGCTTCGGGTACCTGGTGAAGGCCACCTTGGCGATCTCACGGAACGGGATCGCCTTGCGCTGGCGGACGACCAGGGTGTCCTCGGGCTCCTCGAGCTCCTGCCCGGTCTCCTCGCGCACGTCGTCCTCGATGTCGCCGACGATGCGCTCGGCCTCGTCCTCCTGCCCGTGGATGAACAGCCAGCGAGGGCTCTCGGGGACGTGGCGGCGCACCACGAGGATGGTCAGCCCGAGCACCGCCCCCAGCCCGAAGGCCAGGCGCCACCCGAGGTCGGCGGCGAAGATGGAGGTGTTGAGCAGCACCAGCGCCAGCGCCGAGCCGGCCGCGGAGCCGAGCCAGTAGGAGCCGTTGATGGTCAGGTCGACGCGCCCGCGCACCCGGGCCGGGATCAGCTCGTCGATGGCCGAGTTGATGGCGGCGTACTCACCACCGATCCCGGCACCGGTGAAGAACCGGGTGACGTAGAAGAACAGCGGCGTGGTCGCGAACGCCGTGGCGACCGTCGCGACGATGTAGACCGCCAGCGTGATCAGGAAGAGCTTCTTGCGGCCCCACCGGTCGGTGAGCTGGCCGAAGAAGAGCGCTCCCAGGGTGGCGCCCACGATGTAGATGGCCGCAGCGAGGCCGATCTGGCCCGCGCCGATGTCGATGCCCGAGCCGTCCTCGGTGAGCCGGGCGGCCACGTTGCCGACCATGGTCACCTCGAGCCCGTCGAGGATCCACACCAGGCCCAGGCCGAAGACGACGCGCCAGTGGAACCTCGACCACGGAAGCCGGTCCATCCGGGCCGGCACCTTGGTCTCGATGCGCCCGAGCTCCGCCGTGCTGCTCATCGGGCCACCCCCGTCGCCGCGACGCCCTCACGGCGCTGGCGCAGCCAGCGCCACACCCGCAGCGGGAACATCCCCAGCAGCGGCGCCTTGCGGCCCAGGTCGCCGGAGGCCGGGCGGTCGAAGGCCGCGGCGTAGTGGGCGGCGGCCCGGGCGGAGGCGTACTCCTTGGAGCCGCCCGCCCCGCAGCCGCGCTCGCAGGCCCAGGTCATCACCGCCCCCTCGCTGCGGAAGCGGTGGCGGTGGTCCAGCAACCGACACGTCAACGGCGGCGCCGTGGTCGGGGGCGCGGTCGTGGTCATGGGGGCTCCTCTCGTCGCGGCCCCCGCGTCCTCGGGTCGACGAGGGGACCACCCCGACGACTACCCGGGGCTCCGACGGACCCGGTTCACCCTCCCGGGCAGGGTCGCCCGGTCGGGCGAAGCCGCCGCAGGCCGGCGGGGGAGACCACCGCCGTGACCGGACGGTCGTGCGGCTCGCGGGGCACGTCGAGGCCCACCTCGTCGTCGTGCAGCAGCACGCAGGTGAAGGTGTCGACGGGCACCCGCGCCAGCGCCCGGTCGTAGGAGCCGCCGCCCCGGCCGAGCCGCATCCCGTCGGCGGCCACCGCGAGGCCCGGCACCAGCAGCACGTCGGCGCCCGCCACCGCGTCGGGGCCCAGGCGCTCACCGTCGGGCTCGAGCAGGCCACGCGTGGCCGGGCGCAGGTGCCCGTCGCCCTCGTGGCGCGACCAGTCCAGGTCGCCGTCGGGCAGCAGCACCGGCAGCAGCACCCGGCGGCCCGAGGCGCGCAGCGCCTCGAGGAGGAGGGCGGTGCCGGGCTCGCCGCCCACCGAGACGTACGCCGCCACGGTGGCCGCGCGGCGTACCTCGGGGCTGGCCAGCAGGTGCTCGGCGACCGCCCGGGCGACCTCCTGGCGCTCCAGGAGCGGGCGGCGGCGACGGGCGGTGAGCACCCGGTCTCGCAGGGCGGTCTTGGCCGCGCTCACGGCTCGCGCCGCCCTGGATCGTCCTGCCCTGTGGAGGGGGTTTGCTCGCACCGCACGGGTCGAGCCTACGATCGGTGGTATGGGTTCCCCTGGCTTGCGCGCTGCCCGCGAGAAGATGAAGGCCGAAGGTGTCGACGAGGTCGCCATCGAGACGTTCGCGCACTACTACCGCCTGCTCGAGCACGGCGAGACCGGGATGATCCCCGAGTCGAGCATCGAGCCGGTCGACATGGAGTCGCTGGCCGACGTCGAGGTGGCAGACGAGACCGCCGCCGAGGCGATCGCCAAGACGGTCGTCATCAAGCTCAACGGCGGTCTGGGCACCTCGATGGGCATGGACCGCGCCAAGTCGCTGCTGTGCGTGCGCCGCGGGCTGTCCTTCCTCGACATCATCGCCCGCCAGGTGCTGCACCTGCGCCAGCAGCACCGCGCCACGCTGCCGCTGATCTTCATGAACTCCTTCCGCACCTCCGGCGACACCATGGCCGCCGTCGCACGCTACGAGGACCTCGCCGTCGAGGGCCTGCCGCTGGAGTTCCTGCAGAACAAGGAGCCCAAGCTCCTGGCCAAGGACCTCTCGCCGGTCAGCTGGCCCAAGGACCCCGACCTCGAGTGGTGCCCGCCGGGCCACGGCGACCTCTACACCGCGCTGCGCGGCACCGGGCTGCTCGACCAGATGATCGAGGCGGGCTACCGCTACGTCTTCGTCTCCAACTCCGACAACCTGGGTGCGGTGCCCGACCCCCGCGTCGCCGGCTGGTTCGCCTCCTCGGGCGCGCCGTTCGCGATCGAGGCCGTGCGCCGTACCGCCTCGGACCGCAAGGGCGGGCACTTCGCGCGCCGCAAGAGCGACGGGCGCCTGGTGCTGCGTGAGACCGCGCAGACCCTCGACGAGGACAAGGCCGCCCTCGGCGACCTCGACCGGCACCGCTACTGCTCCACCAACAACCTGTGGTTCGACCTGCAGGCGATGAAGGACGCCCTCGACCAGCGCGAGGGCATCCTGGGCCTGCCCCTGATCAAGAACGTCAAGAACGTCGACCCCGGCGACGCCTCGTCGCCGAAGGTGGTGCAGGTCGAGACCGCGATGGGTGCCGCCATCGAGGTCTTCGAGGGGGCCCGGCTGATCGAGGTCGGCCGCGACCGGTTCGTGCCGGTCAAGACCACCAACGACCTGCTGGTGCTGCGCTCCGACGTCTACGCGATCGGCTCCGACTTCGTGCTCGACCAGGAGGCCGAGCAGGTGCCCTACGTCGAGCTCGACGAGGCCTACTACAAGCTGGTCGGCGAGTTCGACAAGCGCTTCCCCGAGGGTGCCCCCTCGCTCAAGCGCGCCGAGCGACTGACCATCGAGGGCGACGTCACCTTCGGGCACGGGGTCTCGGTGGTCGGCGACGTCACCGTCGGCGGCCGCTCGGCCCAGCGCGTCGATCCCGGCGCCGTGCTGAGCGG from Nocardioides salarius harbors:
- a CDS encoding MFS transporter; this encodes MSSTAELGRIETKVPARMDRLPWSRFHWRVVFGLGLVWILDGLEVTMVGNVAARLTEDGSGIDIGAGQIGLAAAIYIVGATLGALFFGQLTDRWGRKKLFLITLAVYIVATVATAFATTPLFFYVTRFFTGAGIGGEYAAINSAIDELIPARVRGRVDLTINGSYWLGSAAGSALALVLLNTSIFAADLGWRLAFGLGAVLGLTILVVRRHVPESPRWLFIHGQEDEAERIVGDIEDDVREETGQELEEPEDTLVVRQRKAIPFREIAKVAFTRYPKRAVLGLALFVGQAFIYNGVTFNLGTLLNGFYDVSSGMVPLFVIVWALANFAGPVTLGRLFDTVGRKPMIAGTYLGSAVVAVVLGLYLTGTEGNRWVFLAILAAAFFLASSGASAAYLTVSEIFPMETRALAIAFFYAVGTAVGGITGPLLFGRLIESGDRSLVALAFYIGAGVMAIGGLVELAFGVKAEKSDLESLAAPLTSDEETDFGEESADDGSEDDGDREDPGAVERRERDARIRDRRARQLAGSTGSRRYRPGPGRGVGSPWLPPAPDEPSERALDSEIELISAAMAEHEEMAVADLADAVNARFWGPGRFPRALRVAADEGRVVRVSRGRVRAPDRVAAR
- a CDS encoding 5-formyltetrahydrofolate cyclo-ligase; the protein is MSAAKTALRDRVLTARRRRPLLERQEVARAVAEHLLASPEVRRAATVAAYVSVGGEPGTALLLEALRASGRRVLLPVLLPDGDLDWSRHEGDGHLRPATRGLLEPDGERLGPDAVAGADVLLVPGLAVAADGMRLGRGGGSYDRALARVPVDTFTCVLLHDDEVGLDVPREPHDRPVTAVVSPAGLRRLRPTGRPCPGG
- a CDS encoding UTP--glucose-1-phosphate uridylyltransferase, giving the protein MGSPGLRAAREKMKAEGVDEVAIETFAHYYRLLEHGETGMIPESSIEPVDMESLADVEVADETAAEAIAKTVVIKLNGGLGTSMGMDRAKSLLCVRRGLSFLDIIARQVLHLRQQHRATLPLIFMNSFRTSGDTMAAVARYEDLAVEGLPLEFLQNKEPKLLAKDLSPVSWPKDPDLEWCPPGHGDLYTALRGTGLLDQMIEAGYRYVFVSNSDNLGAVPDPRVAGWFASSGAPFAIEAVRRTASDRKGGHFARRKSDGRLVLRETAQTLDEDKAALGDLDRHRYCSTNNLWFDLQAMKDALDQREGILGLPLIKNVKNVDPGDASSPKVVQVETAMGAAIEVFEGARLIEVGRDRFVPVKTTNDLLVLRSDVYAIGSDFVLDQEAEQVPYVELDEAYYKLVGEFDKRFPEGAPSLKRAERLTIEGDVTFGHGVSVVGDVTVGGRSAQRVDPGAVLSGDPDA